DNA from Desulfuromonas sp. AOP6:
GGTTCGGGTCAACCTTTCAAGGGGAGGTGGTCCCTTCTCTGGAGGAGGTCATGTCCTGGGCCGAGGGGCGACTGCGTCTCAATATAGAAATCAAGGCAGCGGACGCCGGCCTGGCCGTTCTGGATCTGCTGGAGCGTTTTCCCCGTACCGACGTACTGCTTTCCTCTTTCAACCACCGCCTGTTGTCCAGAATCCACTCTGTGGCGCCAAAACTGGCGCTCGGTTACCTGGTGGAGGTCCCACTCTGGCACCTGGCCCTGATGCGGGCTGTTCGTCACCAGGCCGCCAGCTTTCATCCTCGCGTCGATCGCGTCTCGCGTGCCATGGTCACCGCCTGCAGGCGCCAGGGCATGGATATCGTACCCTGGACCGTCGATGATCTTGATCAGCTCGACTTTCTGCGTCGACAGGGTGTCCGGGGAGTTTTTACAAACGACCCTCAAAAAATCACACAGCATCTGGCCAAAAGCACCCGTCGCTGCCGTTGATCGGAGCGTGATACTAAGGTCCGCGCCGCCGGAAGTTTTGACTCCTTTGCGAGCTTTGGTAGAGTTAATCAGTTTA
Protein-coding regions in this window:
- a CDS encoding glycerophosphodiester phosphodiesterase family protein, with the translated sequence MSEFLVWAHRGASSQAPENTMAAFLAAEVAGASGIELDVHLSRDGVPVVIHDETLERTTTGRGRVSRRTFREIRALDAGGWFGSTFQGEVVPSLEEVMSWAEGRLRLNIEIKAADAGLAVLDLLERFPRTDVLLSSFNHRLLSRIHSVAPKLALGYLVEVPLWHLALMRAVRHQAASFHPRVDRVSRAMVTACRRQGMDIVPWTVDDLDQLDFLRRQGVRGVFTNDPQKITQHLAKSTRRCR